One Gimesia aquarii DNA segment encodes these proteins:
- a CDS encoding DUF1501 domain-containing protein, whose translation MLKLFPQNVSNCETGSRRQFLMEVGALSAFGITLDSVMRGQAHASNAESGALSDPKNDTNCILIWTRGGTSHHDTFDPKPNASADVRGDFSAISTALPGYQFSDQLPLFAKHANEVAIMRNLNPKNGSHSTADAFMLSGHKFNASVTYPCYGAVIAKTKGFKTNIPPHIQIGNHVDRRFNGGLGGYLGLQYNPFEIPGDPNSKNFTVRDISPPSGITVDRLKRRQQALQAIDTLQRQADKNQNAFEASDAHYKNAFSMITSADTQKAFDLNQESAKTRDEYGRHYLGQSCLLARRLIESGSRFVTVSSGGWDTHTNNFKSLRRSLPPFDRALTSLVLDLKQRGMLDNTLVVWLTDFGRTPVINSAAGRDHWATASTMMMIGAGTPAGQVIGATDDIGSRPVGKEYYPQDVAATIYTKLGVNLHHYFISPEDGRPLVVNEGQPIPELMG comes from the coding sequence ATGCTGAAGCTTTTCCCACAAAATGTTTCAAACTGTGAAACCGGTAGCCGTCGTCAATTCCTGATGGAAGTTGGTGCGCTGAGTGCGTTTGGAATCACCCTGGATTCTGTGATGCGTGGTCAGGCTCATGCATCGAACGCTGAATCTGGTGCATTGAGTGACCCTAAAAACGATACCAACTGCATTCTGATCTGGACACGTGGCGGAACCAGCCATCACGATACCTTCGATCCCAAACCCAATGCCTCTGCTGATGTGCGTGGGGATTTTTCTGCGATCAGCACCGCCCTGCCCGGCTATCAGTTTTCGGATCAGTTACCTCTGTTTGCGAAACACGCCAATGAAGTGGCCATCATGCGGAACCTGAACCCCAAAAATGGTTCCCACTCAACGGCAGACGCGTTTATGCTTTCAGGGCATAAATTCAACGCCTCTGTGACATATCCCTGTTACGGTGCCGTGATTGCGAAAACCAAGGGCTTCAAAACGAATATTCCTCCGCATATTCAAATTGGCAATCATGTGGATCGTCGATTCAACGGTGGACTGGGTGGCTATCTGGGACTGCAATATAACCCGTTTGAAATTCCCGGTGATCCCAACTCCAAAAACTTCACCGTAAGAGATATTTCTCCACCATCGGGAATTACCGTCGACCGTCTAAAACGTCGACAACAAGCATTACAGGCGATCGATACTTTACAGCGTCAGGCTGACAAAAATCAAAATGCCTTTGAAGCATCGGATGCTCATTATAAAAATGCTTTTAGTATGATCACATCTGCTGATACCCAAAAGGCATTTGATCTCAATCAGGAATCTGCGAAGACCCGCGATGAGTACGGCCGTCACTATCTGGGTCAAAGTTGCCTCTTGGCCCGCAGGCTGATCGAGTCAGGTTCACGATTCGTTACCGTCAGCAGCGGTGGTTGGGACACACATACAAATAACTTTAAATCCCTGCGTCGTTCACTGCCTCCCTTTGACCGGGCATTGACATCGCTGGTGCTCGATTTAAAGCAACGTGGAATGCTTGATAACACGCTGGTTGTCTGGCTGACTGATTTTGGTCGGACTCCCGTTATCAACTCAGCCGCCGGACGAGATCACTGGGCAACCGCATCCACGATGATGATGATTGGAGCGGGAACTCCAGCGGGTCAGGTAATTGGCGCTACCGATGACATCGGTTCACGCCCGGTCGGGAAAGAATATTATCCTCAAGATGTTGCAGCAACCATCTATACAAAATTGGGAGTCAATCTGCACCATTACTTTATCTCCCCTGAAGATGGTCGTCCTTTAGTTGTGAACGAAGGCCAACCCATTCCGGAATTGATGGGTTAA